GATGGCAATCGTCTGCGCAGAGGCCGGAGCGGCGAGCGCCACGACCGCAGCGGTGGCAGCCAGCAGCTGCAGTGAGCGGCGGATCACTTCACGTCTCCTTCGCCCGGCTGGCCAAGCTCGAAGTCGCTGACCGGCCGAATCCGCGGGTTGTTGGCGTCGTACATCAGCGCCCCGTCGATCCACACCCGTTCGGGCCGGGTGTAGGTGCTGAACGGATTGCCGTTCCACAAGACCACGTCGGCATTCTTTCCGGGCTTGAGGCTTCCGGTCTGGTCGAAGATGCCCATCGCCTTGGCCGGATTCATGGACAGCCACTTCCAGGCATATTCCTCGGTGATCGGAAGGCCCGCACGGCGGCCCGCCGCCATCGCCTTGGCCGCTTCCTGGTTGAGGCGCTGGATACCGTTGGCGTCGTCCGAGTGGACGATCGCACAGGCCCCGGCGCGGTCGACGAAGGCGATATTCTCGCGGATCGCGTCATAGGCTTCCATCTTGAAGCCGTACCAGTCGGCCCACATCGCCGAGCAGATGCCTTCGCGAGCGAGAATGTCGGCGATCTTGTAGCTCTCCACCGCGTGGTGGAAGGTGCCGATCCTGTATCCGGCCTCCTTGGAGAGGTCGATCATGTTCGCCATTTCGTCGGCGCGGTAGCAATGGTTGTGGACGAGGATCTTGCCCTCGAGCACGCCCTTCAGCGTGTCCATCGCAAGGTCCTGCTCGGGGACGTCGCCGCCCTCGGCCTCATACTTGTCCCACTTGCGCTTGTAGGCCTTGGCGTTGATCCAGGTCTGGCGGGTGACGGCGATGTTGCCCATGCGGGTCGCCGGTCCGCCCTTTTCGCCATAGACCCGCTTGGGGTTCTCTCCGCAGGCCATCTTGAGGCCGTAGGGTGCGCCCGGGAACTTCATGCCTTGCATGGTCCGCGCCGGCACATTCTTGAGCGTGACCGAGCGGCCGCCGAACAGGTTGGCCGAACCGGGCAGGATCTGCAGCGCGGTGACGCCGCCATTGGCCAGCGCCCGGCTGAAGCCCGGGTCGTTGGGCCATACGCTATGCTCGGCCCACACCTCGGGCCGGGAGGGACCGGTAGCCTCGTTGCCGTCCTCGTGCGCCTCGACCGAGGGGGAGGGATAGTCGCCAAGGTGGCTGTGGACGTCGATGATTCCGGGGGTGACATACTTGCCGGCCCCGTCGATCACCTGCGCCCCGGCCGGGGCGGCGACGGTCTGCCCGACCGCCTGGATCTTGCCATCGGCCAGGAACACCTGCCCGTTGTTGATCCGCCCGCCTTCGCCATCGAGGATGGTGACGCCGGTGATGACAATCGGTGCGCCCGGATAAGGCTGGTAGGTCGAAGGGAAGGGATCGGACGCGATCCGGATCCTTTCCCCATCATCCTTGTCCGCCGCACCGGTGGTGGCGCAGCCGGCCAGCGCCAGCGCCGCCAGCGACGCCCCGATCAGCCCCCTGGTCATCTGCGTCAGGCCTTTCGCGGCGAGTTGGGAATGGTCTCGTCCTGCGGGAACATGCCCGCATCCTGGCCGCGATCGCCGCCCATTTCGGCACGGCCGGCAAGGTCGTCGTCCTGGCCCAGCGTATCGAGGTGCATCCAGCGCTTCACGATCGGCGAGATCGCAAGCACCGCGACGCCCGCGCCTATCGCGATCCAGCCGAACAGCTGGTAGACGTCGAGCAGGCCCTGCTTGGTGATGTCGCCGTCGTGGCCGCCGGTCGCCTCGCCGATCTTGCCCGCGACGAAATTGCCCACCGCGGTCATGTAGAACCAGGCGCCCATGATCAGGCTGGCAAGGAACTTCGGCGCCAGCCGGTTCATCGCGCTGAGGCCCACCGGCGAGAGGCAGAGCTCGGCGGTGGTGGCGAAGAAATAGTAGGCGAAGACAAGGATCACCGGGGTCATCACGGCAATGCCCCACGCCTCGGCGCCCCACACGAGGACGAGGTTGGCGAGGCCCATCTGCGCCAGCGCCAGGCCGAATTTGGCGGGTGCCGACGGTTCGGCGCGACGCTTGCCGAGGAAGACCCACAGGCCGGCGAAGATCGGCGCGAGGATCATGATGAGGATCGGGTTGATCGACTGGAAGATCGACGCGGGAACCCCGCCGCGATCGACGAACTTGTCGGTGAACAGGCTCATCGAGCCGCCCGCCTGCTCGAACAGGCCCCAGAACAACGGATTGAGGCTGATCAGGAACAGGATGGCGAACATCCGCTCGCGCGGCTCCTTGGGCAGCTTGAAGCTCTCGTACAGCACGTAACCGAGCAGCGAGACGCCGGCCACGACCAGCAGGCCCTGGATGACGTCCTGATACTGGACCAGCGCCCAGCACACCGCGACGGCGAGGAAGCCAATACCGTAGATCGTGAATTCGGCGTTCCTGCTGAGCGGACGCGGGGCTTCTCCGGCAC
Above is a window of Sphingomonas glaciei DNA encoding:
- a CDS encoding amidohydrolase; translated protein: MTRGLIGASLAALALAGCATTGAADKDDGERIRIASDPFPSTYQPYPGAPIVITGVTILDGEGGRINNGQVFLADGKIQAVGQTVAAPAGAQVIDGAGKYVTPGIIDVHSHLGDYPSPSVEAHEDGNEATGPSRPEVWAEHSVWPNDPGFSRALANGGVTALQILPGSANLFGGRSVTLKNVPARTMQGMKFPGAPYGLKMACGENPKRVYGEKGGPATRMGNIAVTRQTWINAKAYKRKWDKYEAEGGDVPEQDLAMDTLKGVLEGKILVHNHCYRADEMANMIDLSKEAGYRIGTFHHAVESYKIADILAREGICSAMWADWYGFKMEAYDAIRENIAFVDRAGACAIVHSDDANGIQRLNQEAAKAMAAGRRAGLPITEEYAWKWLSMNPAKAMGIFDQTGSLKPGKNADVVLWNGNPFSTYTRPERVWIDGALMYDANNPRIRPVSDFELGQPGEGDVK
- a CDS encoding peptide MFS transporter → MKPMGLWQESDWITAIAVVVLALFLATGAKVAIQKEPEFAGHPKGLYMLFFAEMWERFSYYGMRALLIFYLTKHWLFSDGKATLIYGAYTSLVYITPVLGGYLADRYLGQRKAVLFGGLLLAAGHSLMAVEGVGGQNDPTINVFWAALAFIIVGSGFLKANISVMVGQLYKLTDVRRDGAYTVFYMGINVGAAIGTILVGYLGETIGWGYGFGLAGLGMLLGLVVFVLGKKALNGAGEAPRPLSRNAEFTIYGIGFLAVAVCWALVQYQDVIQGLLVVAGVSLLGYVLYESFKLPKEPRERMFAILFLISLNPLFWGLFEQAGGSMSLFTDKFVDRGGVPASIFQSINPILIMILAPIFAGLWVFLGKRRAEPSAPAKFGLALAQMGLANLVLVWGAEAWGIAVMTPVILVFAYYFFATTAELCLSPVGLSAMNRLAPKFLASLIMGAWFYMTAVGNFVAGKIGEATGGHDGDITKQGLLDVYQLFGWIAIGAGVAVLAISPIVKRWMHLDTLGQDDDLAGRAEMGGDRGQDAGMFPQDETIPNSPRKA